A single genomic interval of Neisseria leonii harbors:
- the tig gene encoding trigger factor, which translates to MSVTVEKLEGLARKVELSLPWNDINAEVDKRLKQTARRVRIDGFRPGKAPIGMVASMYGNSIQNEVMNELAQKVFFDAAVAEGWKIAGMPRLEGVEGQEDKENFRFAGVFEVFPEVKIGDLSAREISKITTEVGDAEVDKTIEILRQQRTVFNHVERAAQKEDRVIIDFAGKIDGEAFNGGSSENYAFVLGKGQMLPEFEAGVEGLKAGESKDVEVNFPEDYHGKDVAGKTAVFTISVKNVSEPKLPEVDADFAKALGIEGGDTAKMREEVKKNVVREVNRRVNAQNKEAVMEALLQAAELEVPNALVGEESARLADEMKQNFVNQGMADAKKLDLPADMFKEQAERRVKLGLILAELVQANQLEPTKEQVDAVIADFAESYEDPQEVIEWYHAEPSRLQGPNSLAVEQNVVDFVLGKAKVSEKALSFDEVMGQV; encoded by the coding sequence ATGAGCGTAACAGTAGAAAAATTGGAAGGTTTGGCGCGTAAGGTCGAACTGTCTCTGCCTTGGAACGACATTAACGCAGAAGTGGACAAACGCCTGAAACAGACCGCGCGCCGCGTGCGCATCGACGGTTTCCGTCCCGGTAAAGCCCCCATCGGTATGGTGGCTTCCATGTACGGCAACAGTATTCAAAACGAAGTGATGAACGAACTGGCGCAGAAAGTCTTTTTTGATGCCGCTGTGGCCGAGGGTTGGAAAATTGCCGGTATGCCGCGACTGGAAGGCGTGGAAGGTCAGGAAGACAAAGAAAACTTCCGTTTTGCCGGTGTGTTCGAAGTTTTCCCCGAAGTGAAAATCGGCGACTTGTCCGCCCGGGAAATCAGCAAAATCACCACCGAAGTGGGCGATGCCGAGGTGGACAAAACCATTGAAATCCTGCGCCAGCAGCGTACCGTCTTCAATCATGTCGAGCGTGCCGCACAGAAAGAAGACCGTGTGATTATCGATTTTGCCGGCAAAATCGACGGCGAAGCCTTTAACGGCGGTTCGTCTGAGAACTATGCTTTCGTTTTGGGCAAAGGCCAGATGCTGCCCGAGTTTGAAGCCGGCGTGGAAGGCTTGAAAGCAGGCGAGAGCAAAGATGTGGAAGTAAACTTCCCCGAAGATTACCACGGCAAGGATGTGGCTGGTAAAACCGCCGTCTTCACCATCAGCGTGAAAAACGTTTCCGAGCCGAAGCTGCCCGAAGTCGATGCCGATTTTGCCAAAGCCTTGGGCATCGAGGGCGGCGATACCGCCAAAATGCGCGAGGAAGTGAAGAAAAACGTGGTGCGCGAAGTGAACCGCCGCGTCAATGCGCAGAACAAAGAAGCCGTGATGGAAGCCCTGTTGCAGGCGGCCGAGCTGGAAGTGCCCAATGCGCTGGTCGGCGAAGAATCCGCCCGCCTGGCCGATGAAATGAAACAGAATTTTGTCAATCAGGGCATGGCCGATGCGAAAAAACTGGATCTGCCGGCCGATATGTTCAAAGAACAGGCCGAACGCCGCGTGAAACTGGGCCTGATTCTGGCCGAACTGGTTCAGGCCAATCAGTTGGAGCCGACCAAAGAACAGGTCGATGCCGTGATTGCCGATTTTGCCGAAAGCTACGAAGATCCGCAGGAAGTGATCGAGTGGTATCACGCCGAACCGTCGCGCCTGCAAGGCCCTAATTCGCTGGCCGTGGAGCAGAATGTCGTCGATTTCGTGCTGGGCAAAGCCAAAGTGAGCGAAAAAGCCCTGTCGTTTGACGAAGTGATGGGCCAGGTTTAA
- the clpP gene encoding ATP-dependent Clp endopeptidase proteolytic subunit ClpP translates to MLPEITANTLIPTVIEQSGRGERAFDIYSRLLKERIIFLVGPVNDHTANLVVAQMLFLESENPDKDIFFYINSPGGSVTAGMSIFDTMNFIKPDVSTLCLGQAASMGAFLLSAGTKGKRFALPNSRIMIHQPLISGGLGGQASDIEIHARELIKIKQKLNEFLAKHTGQPLEKVERDTDRDNFMSAGAAKEYGLIDDVIETREEAAKAAASAG, encoded by the coding sequence ATGCTGCCGGAAATTACCGCCAACACCTTAATCCCCACCGTTATCGAGCAGAGCGGCCGCGGCGAGCGTGCGTTTGACATTTACTCGCGCCTGCTCAAAGAGCGCATTATTTTTCTCGTCGGCCCCGTGAACGACCACACCGCCAATCTGGTGGTGGCGCAAATGCTGTTTCTGGAAAGCGAAAATCCCGACAAGGATATTTTCTTCTATATCAATTCGCCGGGCGGTTCGGTTACGGCCGGTATGTCGATTTTCGATACCATGAACTTTATCAAACCCGATGTGTCCACCCTGTGCTTGGGGCAGGCGGCCAGTATGGGTGCGTTCCTGCTGTCGGCCGGTACCAAAGGCAAACGTTTTGCCCTGCCCAACAGCCGCATTATGATTCACCAGCCGCTTATCAGCGGCGGCTTGGGCGGGCAGGCTTCGGATATTGAAATTCACGCCCGCGAGCTGATTAAAATCAAGCAGAAGCTGAACGAATTTCTGGCCAAGCATACCGGCCAGCCGCTGGAAAAAGTGGAACGCGATACCGACCGCGACAATTTTATGTCGGCCGGTGCGGCCAAAGAATACGGCCTGATCGATGATGTCATCGAAACCCGGGAAGAAGCGGCCAAAGCCGCCGCCTCTGCCGGTTAA
- a CDS encoding mechanosensitive ion channel family protein — MHDYFIRQLAVWGIGHDTWQANLILAGMVAVCAVLLHLFLHLVLFRFLSNRFARAKSSFLKTLAENRLFTHLAYTIQGVVLNGQLRLWLADSAWRDGLMTLTNCLTLIAALFTLFALLDAVQAYFSRHMAAQHFPLRGLVQSVKLIAAIGIGILLVSLLLGQSPMVLLGSLGAMTAVLMLVFKDPIMGLVAGIQLSANRMLHVGDWLEMPKYNADGAVTDIGLTTVKVQNWDNTVTTIPTYALIADSFKNWRAMSESGGRRIKRPVYIDAASVHFLSSEEIGRLRQSRLLADYLAEREKEVADFNRRHQITSDSRLNGRHLTNLGTFRAYLQHYLQQNPFIRQDMTLMVRQLEADGRGIPLEVYCFTNTVAWGEYEAIQADIFDHIFAVAGEFALQIYQAPSGNDVRSLADSAVWKQPRSANPDA, encoded by the coding sequence ATGCACGATTATTTTATCCGCCAGTTGGCCGTGTGGGGTATCGGTCATGATACTTGGCAGGCGAATTTGATTTTGGCAGGTATGGTGGCGGTATGTGCCGTGCTGCTGCACCTGTTTCTGCATTTGGTTTTATTCCGTTTTTTGAGCAACCGCTTTGCCCGTGCCAAATCGTCTTTCCTCAAAACGTTGGCCGAGAACCGGCTGTTTACCCATCTGGCCTATACGATTCAGGGTGTGGTGCTCAACGGCCAACTGCGTTTGTGGCTGGCCGATTCTGCCTGGCGTGACGGTCTGATGACGCTGACCAACTGTCTCACGCTGATTGCCGCGCTGTTCACGCTGTTCGCGCTGCTTGATGCGGTACAGGCCTATTTTTCCCGTCATATGGCGGCGCAGCATTTTCCGTTGCGCGGGTTGGTTCAGTCGGTCAAGCTGATTGCCGCGATCGGTATCGGGATTCTGCTGGTATCGCTGCTGCTGGGGCAGTCGCCGATGGTGCTGCTGGGCAGTTTGGGTGCGATGACGGCGGTGCTGATGCTGGTGTTCAAGGATCCGATTATGGGTTTGGTGGCCGGCATCCAATTGTCGGCCAACCGTATGCTTCATGTCGGCGATTGGCTGGAAATGCCCAAATACAATGCCGACGGCGCGGTAACGGACATCGGGCTGACCACCGTCAAGGTGCAGAACTGGGACAATACCGTAACCACGATTCCCACTTACGCGCTGATTGCCGATTCGTTCAAAAACTGGCGGGCGATGAGTGAATCGGGCGGCCGCCGCATCAAGCGGCCGGTGTATATCGATGCGGCCAGCGTGCATTTTCTCTCGTCCGAAGAAATCGGCCGTCTGCGTCAAAGCCGTCTGCTGGCCGATTATCTGGCGGAACGGGAAAAAGAGGTGGCCGATTTCAACCGCCGTCATCAGATTACGTCCGACAGCCGTCTGAACGGCCGCCATTTGACCAATCTCGGCACGTTCCGTGCCTATCTGCAACATTATTTGCAGCAGAATCCGTTTATCCGTCAGGATATGACGCTGATGGTGCGCCAGCTCGAAGCCGACGGGCGCGGTATTCCGCTGGAAGTTTACTGTTTTACCAATACGGTGGCATGGGGGGAATACGAAGCGATTCAGGCCGATATTTTCGACCATATTTTTGCCGTAGCGGGTGAATTTGCCTTGCAGATTTATCAGGCACCCAGCGGCAACGATGTGCGCAGTCTGGCAGATTCGGCGGTGTGGAAACAACCGCGCTCTGCCAATCCTGATGCTTGA
- a CDS encoding DUF1853 family protein, with protein sequence MNYALDALWWRLDSPPVRDLAALLTAPPLWDSGVEWPVRALLGRSGLRFLLSLNDDPAPLTAYLAAHAPFGGRLGVYAERLLAFWLDNAPHCRLLAHNLPVEENGRRLGALDFVAEADGRCLHIELACKYYGAESGRAADLVGLNAADRLADKAAKLHKQLALSRQPAGLRALAAAGLRVDAAVSVVRGMGFSAAGVSGAPLCPTGWHGGYRRTDSPTLLPHGRYYVLPRMALLAPARVGEAELADAETAARAGPAILAKVARRSDGLWHETERIMQVEAV encoded by the coding sequence ATGAATTATGCACTCGATGCTTTGTGGTGGCGGCTCGACAGCCCGCCGGTACGCGATTTGGCCGCGCTGCTGACGGCGCCGCCGTTGTGGGACAGCGGCGTCGAATGGCCGGTGCGCGCTTTGCTGGGCCGGTCGGGTTTGCGCTTTCTGCTGTCGCTGAATGATGATCCCGCGCCCTTGACCGCTTATTTGGCGGCACACGCGCCGTTCGGCGGCCGTTTGGGCGTTTATGCCGAACGGCTGCTGGCATTTTGGCTGGACAACGCGCCGCATTGCCGGCTGCTGGCGCACAATCTGCCGGTAGAGGAAAACGGACGGCGGTTGGGTGCGTTGGATTTTGTGGCCGAGGCAGACGGCCGCTGCCTGCATATCGAGCTGGCCTGCAAGTATTACGGTGCCGAATCCGGCCGTGCGGCCGATTTGGTCGGGCTGAACGCGGCCGACCGGTTGGCCGACAAGGCTGCCAAACTGCACAAACAGCTCGCCTTGTCGCGGCAGCCGGCCGGTTTGCGTGCGCTGGCTGCGGCAGGGTTGCGGGTGGACGCGGCGGTGTCGGTGGTGCGCGGTATGGGGTTTTCTGCGGCGGGCGTGTCGGGCGCGCCGCTCTGTCCGACAGGCTGGCACGGCGGCTACCGGCGGACAGATTCGCCTACCCTGCTGCCGCACGGACGTTATTATGTGCTGCCGCGTATGGCGTTGCTGGCACCGGCCAGAGTGGGGGAGGCGGAGTTGGCCGATGCCGAAACCGCCGCGCGTGCGGGTCCGGCCATTTTGGCGAAAGTGGCGCGCCGTTCAGACGGCCTCTGGCATGAAACGGAGCGCATCATGCAGGTTGAGGCCGTCTGA
- a CDS encoding RsmB/NOP family class I SAM-dependent RNA methyltransferase — protein MTPSQLEHCTQLLAEVLTFRQPADAAVSAYFRQRNKLGRQDRHEIAETVFAAVRHYQKIAAALRRPHAQARKAALAALVLGRSVNISQLGGFIDEEEQNFLARLKARKTEFSDGLATAAELPQWLADRLLRHWDEAAVRRFGRSVSHGAPLDLRVNTLKARRDKVLAALHAQGLPAEATPYSPWGIRLHEKPALNRHPLFLDGTLEVQDEGSQLLALLTGAKRGEIVVDFCAGAGGKTLALGAQMANKGRLYAFDVAEKRLANLKPRMVRAGLTNIHPERIDSEHDPRLARLSGKADRVLVDAPCSGLGTLRRNPDLKYRQSADSIAKLVGQQHSILAAAAALVKPQGRLIYATCSILPEENGQQAERFLQENPDFFLLDCAALPETAKTGLDTGPFLQLDTAEHHTDGFFAAVFQRRA, from the coding sequence ATGACACCCAGCCAACTCGAACACTGCACTCAACTGCTCGCCGAAGTCTTAACCTTCCGCCAACCCGCCGATGCGGCGGTTTCCGCCTATTTCCGCCAGCGGAACAAGCTCGGCCGCCAAGACCGCCACGAAATCGCCGAAACCGTTTTCGCCGCCGTGCGCCACTACCAGAAAATCGCCGCCGCCCTGCGCCGTCCGCACGCACAGGCACGCAAGGCCGCACTGGCTGCCTTGGTTTTGGGACGCAGCGTCAATATCAGCCAACTGGGCGGTTTCATCGACGAAGAAGAACAAAACTTCCTTGCCCGGCTCAAAGCGCGCAAAACCGAATTTTCAGACGGCCTCGCCACCGCCGCCGAACTGCCGCAATGGCTGGCCGACCGCTTATTGCGCCATTGGGACGAAGCAGCGGTACGCCGTTTCGGCCGCAGCGTCAGCCACGGCGCACCGCTGGACTTGCGCGTCAACACCCTGAAAGCCAGGCGCGACAAAGTGCTGGCTGCGCTGCACGCCCAAGGCCTGCCCGCCGAAGCCACCCCCTATTCGCCGTGGGGTATCCGCCTGCACGAAAAACCCGCCCTCAACCGCCACCCGCTGTTTCTCGACGGCACACTCGAAGTGCAGGACGAAGGCAGCCAGCTGCTCGCCCTGCTGACAGGCGCCAAACGCGGTGAAATCGTGGTCGATTTTTGCGCGGGCGCGGGCGGAAAAACACTGGCATTGGGCGCGCAAATGGCCAACAAAGGCCGTCTTTATGCCTTTGATGTCGCCGAAAAACGTCTGGCCAACCTCAAACCGCGCATGGTGCGCGCCGGTCTGACCAATATCCACCCCGAACGCATCGACAGCGAACACGACCCCCGCCTTGCCCGCCTGAGCGGCAAAGCCGACCGCGTATTGGTCGATGCCCCCTGCTCCGGTTTGGGCACTCTGCGCCGCAATCCCGATTTGAAATACCGCCAGTCGGCCGACAGCATAGCCAAACTGGTCGGACAGCAGCACAGCATCTTGGCCGCCGCCGCCGCACTGGTCAAACCGCAAGGCCGTCTGATTTACGCCACATGCAGCATTCTGCCCGAAGAAAACGGGCAGCAGGCCGAACGCTTTTTACAGGAAAACCCCGATTTCTTCCTGCTCGACTGCGCCGCCCTGCCGGAAACCGCCAAAACCGGCCTCGACACCGGCCCGTTTCTCCAATTGGATACGGCCGAACACCATACCGACGGCTTTTTCGCCGCCGTCTTCCAACGCCGTGCCTGA
- a CDS encoding membrane integrity-associated transporter subunit PqiC: MKPILTAAAACLLAACAAAPETQYFQLPDSRFRLPAGAGKSEVAVRVHLAETLKQPGLVYQIDEGRLNFARRHLWAEPLDTALSARFANELNRLGTRYRYLPARHAPAAQTLDIYIEAFNGSYQGYTLVQGYSRWADGSGRNFARQTAQQGDGYAAMLQSLSEGITAAAQDIAR, encoded by the coding sequence ATGAAACCGATACTGACCGCCGCCGCAGCCTGCCTGCTGGCCGCCTGCGCCGCCGCGCCCGAAACCCAATACTTCCAACTGCCCGACAGCCGTTTCCGCCTGCCAGCCGGTGCGGGCAAAAGCGAAGTGGCGGTGCGGGTGCATTTGGCCGAAACGCTCAAACAGCCCGGTTTGGTCTATCAAATCGATGAAGGCCGTCTGAATTTCGCCCGCCGCCACTTATGGGCCGAACCGCTGGACACCGCCCTGTCCGCCCGTTTTGCCAACGAATTGAACCGCCTCGGCACGCGCTACCGCTACCTGCCCGCCCGCCACGCACCGGCCGCGCAAACGCTGGACATCTATATCGAAGCCTTCAACGGCAGCTACCAAGGCTACACGCTGGTTCAGGGTTACAGCCGCTGGGCGGACGGCAGCGGCCGCAATTTTGCCCGCCAAACCGCCCAGCAGGGCGACGGCTACGCCGCCATGCTGCAATCGCTCTCCGAAGGCATCACCGCCGCCGCGCAGGATATTGCCCGCTAA